Proteins encoded within one genomic window of Thermodesulfobacteriota bacterium:
- a CDS encoding DUF1573 domain-containing protein encodes MKPKTFLSACILFFILIPFSFGAGGKQATDTSPKGPSVFFPSAKYEFSPVAEGIVVRHPFIVQNKGDGTLHINKIRTGUGCSTVSYPRQIPAGGEGKIYIKVNTYGYGGRRLSKTISVQTNDKRRPITSLVIAGRVDKFFTLSPSMVKLQGRVGEQIKHTINIAPNRKYPFKIIHARAKVGKNIRYELKPVKHSGGENYLLYVENLKKQKGRYYDIIYLKTNRRPLPEIIIRVQGNITDIGSKSNTQT; translated from the coding sequence ATGAAACCAAAGACGTTTTTATCAGCATGTATTCTTTTTTTCATTTTAATACCGTTTTCTTTCGGAGCAGGAGGCAAACAGGCTACAGACACATCGCCTAAAGGGCCGTCTGTATTTTTCCCCTCAGCAAAGTACGAGTTTTCACCGGTTGCAGAAGGAATTGTGGTAAGGCATCCGTTCATTGTGCAAAACAAAGGCGACGGAACCCTGCATATAAATAAAATAAGAACCGGGTGAGGGTGTTCCACTGTCTCTTACCCGAGACAGATCCCTGCCGGCGGCGAGGGAAAGATTTATATTAAAGTAAATACATACGGATATGGGGGAAGAAGACTGAGCAAAACCATATCGGTGCAAACAAATGATAAACGAAGACCAATCACCAGCCTGGTCATTGCCGGGAGAGTTGATAAATTCTTTACCCTGTCACCGAGCATGGTCAAGCTTCAGGGCCGTGTGGGGGAACAGATAAAGCACACCATTAACATAGCTCCCAATAGAAAATATCCCTTTAAAATCATTCATGCCAGGGCTAAGGTGGGGAAAAATATACGCTATGAGCTTAAACCGGTGAAGCATTCGGGCGGGGAAAACTACCTGTTGTATGTTGAAAATCTGAAGAAGCAGAAAGGTCGATATTACGACATCATTTACCTGAAAACCAACAGAAGACCTTTGCCGGAGATAATCATTCGGGTGCAAGGCAATATTACCGACATCGGATCAAAAAGTAATACACAGACATAG
- a CDS encoding YfcE family phosphodiesterase codes for MLIAVMSDSHDHIWNLQKALGFIKERDAGMIIHCGDFVAPFMLKELEGAGVPVHGVFGNNDGDQYLLTKFSLTVFSHITLHGIIGQVDIDEFTIGFTHQGMVAEGLAAGGKYQMVCFGHSHEYLLKNIGQTILLNPGEIMGKEGSPGFCLVNTKTKKVERVELAG; via the coding sequence ATGCTTATTGCAGTAATGAGTGACAGCCATGATCATATATGGAATTTGCAAAAGGCCCTGGGTTTTATAAAGGAGAGGGATGCCGGGATGATTATCCACTGCGGTGATTTTGTGGCTCCGTTCATGCTAAAGGAGCTGGAAGGAGCAGGTGTGCCGGTTCACGGGGTTTTTGGCAATAATGATGGAGACCAGTACCTGTTAACGAAATTTTCTTTAACCGTGTTTTCCCACATTACTCTTCATGGGATCATCGGCCAGGTGGATATAGACGAATTTACCATCGGATTCACCCATCAGGGAATGGTGGCCGAAGGCCTGGCCGCAGGCGGAAAATACCAAATGGTATGTTTCGGACACTCTCATGAGTATTTACTGAAAAATATCGGACAGACCATTCTGCTAAATCCGGGTGAAATTATGGGGAAAGAGGGCAGCCCCGGATTTTGCCTGGTAAATACGAAAACAAAAAAGGTGGAACGGGTGGAACTGGCCGGTTGA